The Meriones unguiculatus strain TT.TT164.6M chromosome 6, Bangor_MerUng_6.1, whole genome shotgun sequence genome has a window encoding:
- the Zbed3 gene encoding zinc finger BED domain-containing protein 3, giving the protein MGSEEPLETMEDTWRPEDTAGQGGPCPALAPAAPGHVGAPYSEAWGYFHLAPARPGHPSTGTWATCRLCGEQVGGHSGFQAWTGALWRHLSGAHLRELEKSAARSSPPSVPCPPPGPTTAAEGDWARLLEQMGALAARGSRRELELERREAVLRQAERALERRRRALRQEERAMAQARRQLQAERQALHTWMREQSLDAGVLEPPSPRPPLLKEDPDGDVHDNEITKVLL; this is encoded by the coding sequence ATGGGGAGTGAAGAGCCCTTGGAGACCATGGAAGacacctggaggccagaagacactgCAGGGCAGGGTGGCCCCTGTCCCGCGCTGGCGCCCGCCGCTCCCGGCCACGTGGGGGCGCCCTACTCCGAGGCCTGGGGATACTTCCATCTGGCCCCAGCTCGGCCCGGACACCCGTCGACCGGCACCTGGGCCACCTGCCGGCTGTGCGGGGAGCAAGTGGGCGGCCACTCCGGCTTCCAGGCGTGGACGGGGGCGCTGTGGCGGCACCTGAGCGGTGCGCACCTGCGGGAGCTGGAGAAGAGCGCCGCCCGGAGCTCGCCGCCCTCTGTGCCCTGCCCGCCGCCCGGACCCACCACGGCTGCCGAGGGTGACTGGGCTCGCCTGCTGGAGCAAATGGGCGCGCTGGCCGCACGGGGCAGCCGGCGCGAGCTAGAGCTGGAGCGGCGCGAGGCCGTCCTAAGGCAGGCCGAGCGCGCCCTGGAGCGCAGGCGCCGGGCTCTGCGGCAGGAGGAGCGCGCCATGGCGCAGGCGCGCCGCCAGCTTCAGGCCGAGCGCCAAGCACTGCATACGTGGATGCGGGAGCAGAGCCTCGATGCAGGGGTTCTAGAACCCCCTTCTCCTAGGCCTCCACTCCTCAAGGAGGACCCCGACGGGGATGTCCATGACAACGAGATCACCAAAGTCCTGCTGTAG